In Patagioenas fasciata isolate bPatFas1 chromosome 2, bPatFas1.hap1, whole genome shotgun sequence, a single window of DNA contains:
- the ELP6 gene encoding elongator complex protein 6 yields the protein MRSGRTASSSFLPPARKPPVPSLAMFPELNELLDASPERPQPGKFTLLRDTRTDGSFLVHHFLSFYLRAGCKVCFVALLQSFSHYNIVAQKLGVSLAAAKERGQLVFLEGLRSCLDLLFGEEEEQPGQPNPLQFISGSTSDLRALFDFVRTSLTPSDSDSWKGHVLLVDDLSVLLGLGATPVAVLDFIHYCRVTVCSKLQGNIVVLVHSNEDSEDEENELVVNALCHHSDLILWAEGLATGFCKDIHGQIKIIKRLSLELMGEQDQVQIYQYKIQDKNVTFFARGLSAAVL from the exons ATGCGCAGTGGCCGCACCGCCTCATCCTCCTTCCTGCCCCCCGCCCGGAAGCCTCCGGTTCCCTCGCTCGCCATGTTCCCGGAGCTGAACGAGCTGCTGGACGCCTCCCCGGAGCGGCCGCAGCCG GGTAAATTCACGCTGCTGCGAGACACCAGAACAGACGGCAGCTTCCTGGTGCATCATTTCCTCTCCTTCTACCTCAGAG CTGGCTGTAAGGTTTGCTTTGTGGCCCTGCTCCAGTCCTTCAGTCACTACAACATCGTGGCACAGAAGCTG GGGGTCAGTCTGGCAGCTGCCAAAGAGCGAGGACAGCTCGTCTTCTTGGAAGGCCTCAGGTCCTGCCTTGACCTCTtgtttggagaggaggaggagcagccaggACAGCCCAATCCTCTCCAGTTTATAAG TGGGAGCACTTCTGACCTCAGAGCCTTGTTTGACTTCGTCCGGACATCCCTGACCCCCTCCGACAGCGACTCCTGGAAGGGCCACGTGCTGCTGGTGGACGACCTGAGCGTCCTGCTGGGCCTGGGTGCCACGCCGGTGGCCGTGCTGGACTTCATCCACTACTGCAGAGTCACCGTGTGCTCCAAGCTGCAG GGGAACATCGTGGTGCTGGTTCACAGCAACGAGGATTCGGAAGACGAGGAAAATGAACTGGTCGTTAACGCCCTGTGTCATCACAGTGACCTGATCCTGTGGGCAGAGGGACTGGCCACTGGCTTCTGCAAGGACATTCACGGGCAG ATTAAAATAATCAAGAGGTTGTCCTTGGAGCTGATGGGGGAGCAGGATCAAGTCCAGATCTACCAGTATAAGATCCAGGACAAGAACGTCACCTTTTTCGCTAGAGGGTTGTCAGCTGCCGTCCTGTGA